One Algibacter sp. L3A6 genomic region harbors:
- a CDS encoding ABC transporter ATP-binding protein, with amino-acid sequence MIKAKNIQKFYDDLQVLKGVDIHIKPSEVVSIVGASGAGKTTLLQILGTLDKASPVTNFELIINNINIGELNDKALAKFRNEHIGFIFQFHQLLPEFTAIENVCLPAFIKGTNKKDAEKRAKELLDFLGLSHRYNHKPNELSGGEQQRVAVARALINSPALIFADEPSGNLDSESAENLHSLFFKLRDQFGQTFVIVTHNEELANLADRKLTMVDGNIVS; translated from the coding sequence ATGATTAAAGCAAAAAACATTCAGAAATTCTACGACGATTTACAAGTTTTAAAAGGCGTTGACATACATATTAAACCTAGCGAAGTAGTATCTATTGTAGGGGCTTCGGGTGCAGGAAAAACAACTCTTTTACAAATTTTAGGAACCTTAGATAAGGCATCACCTGTTACCAATTTTGAATTAATTATAAACAACATCAATATTGGTGAACTTAACGATAAAGCTTTGGCTAAATTTAGAAATGAACATATTGGGTTTATTTTTCAGTTTCATCAATTACTTCCTGAATTTACAGCTATAGAAAACGTTTGTTTACCAGCTTTTATTAAAGGAACAAATAAAAAAGATGCAGAAAAACGCGCTAAGGAGCTGCTAGATTTTCTTGGGTTATCGCATCGTTATAACCACAAGCCAAATGAACTATCTGGAGGGGAACAACAACGTGTTGCTGTTGCAAGAGCGCTTATTAATAGTCCTGCTTTAATTTTTGCCGATGAACCTTCTGGAAACTTAGACAGTGAATCTGCTGAGAATTTACATAGTTTATTCTTTAAATTAAGAGATCAATTTGGACAAACCTTCGTGATTGTAACCCATAATGAAGAACTTGCTAATCTCGCCGATAGAAAATTAACTATGGTAGATGGTAATATTGTGAGTTAA
- the folE gene encoding GTP cyclohydrolase I FolE, translating into MPYRKLEEYNMQVTDDVKNRYRNIIEDLGEDTEREGLVKTPERAAKAMQFLTQGYDQDPVEILKGAMFKESYNEMVIVKDIELYSLCEHHILPFFGKAHIAYIPNGHIVGLSKLPRIVDVFARRLQVQERLTEQILDCINDTLKPQGVAVVIEASHMCMMMRGVQKQNSITTTSGFRGQFEKIETRNEFLKLIGK; encoded by the coding sequence ATGCCTTACAGAAAGCTAGAAGAATACAATATGCAGGTTACCGACGATGTTAAAAATAGATACCGAAACATCATTGAAGATTTAGGTGAAGATACCGAGCGCGAAGGCTTAGTAAAAACTCCCGAACGTGCAGCAAAAGCCATGCAGTTTTTAACACAGGGTTACGATCAGGACCCTGTAGAAATATTAAAAGGGGCTATGTTTAAGGAGTCCTATAATGAAATGGTTATTGTAAAAGATATCGAGTTGTATTCACTTTGCGAGCATCATATTTTACCGTTTTTTGGGAAAGCGCATATTGCTTATATTCCAAACGGACATATTGTTGGCTTAAGTAAATTACCTAGAATTGTAGATGTTTTTGCCAGAAGATTACAAGTGCAAGAGCGTTTAACAGAACAAATTTTAGACTGTATAAACGATACTTTAAAGCCTCAAGGTGTAGCTGTTGTAATAGAAGCATCGCATATGTGTATGATGATGCGCGGTGTACAAAAGCAAAACTCAATAACTACAACATCTGGATTTAGAGGTCAATTTGAGAAAATTGAAACGAGAAACGAATTCTTAAAATTAAT